A single Lactuca sativa cultivar Salinas chromosome 8, Lsat_Salinas_v11, whole genome shotgun sequence DNA region contains:
- the LOC128127645 gene encoding uncharacterized protein LOC128127645, whose product MHKGYKCLDNSTGRVYISRDVIFDESRFPFAASTNSHTSPSSSEVVSFPQVEPEITNDHMKSYDLSLLSNNSNAAVASPPGQGLPNLSGPPQPLSPPNPSSPVLSTTSSPTTTTEAPVSSTPTSPTVSSSDLSDQPSPSPLPQGVVTRGRVGIT is encoded by the coding sequence ATGCATAAAGGGTATAAATGCCTTGACAATAGTACCGGTCGAGTTTATATATCCCGTGATGTTATTTTTGATGAATCTAGATTTCCATTCGCTGCTTCCACAAACAGTCACACATCACCTTCTTCTTCTGAAGTTGTGTCATTTCCTCAAGTTGAACCAGAAATTACTAATGATCATATGAAGAGTTATGACCTATCGTTGCTATCTAATAATTCTAATGCAGCTGTAGCTTCACCTCCAGGTCAGGGGCTACCAAATCTTAGTGGTCCTCCACAACCACTGTCACCGCCAAATCCATCCTCTCCAGTTCTCTCGACCACGTCTTCACCAACAACCACCACCGAGGCTCCGGTTTCCTCCACCCCGACGTCACCAACAGTCTCATCTTCTGACTTGAGTGATCAACCTAGCCCCTCACCCCTTCCTCAAGGGGTTGTTACTAGAGGACGTGTTGGTATTACTTAG
- the LOC111904003 gene encoding probable (S)-N-methylcoclaurine 3'-hydroxylase isozyme 2, with the protein MTFPMVIILLLLLLPPLLALIIAVRITTKAVDVQQGNQKLPPGPYSWPIIGNLPHMLKGPHIYLTQLARSYGPLCSVKLGTHLFVIGSSPMAATEIMRAHDKLPTYRWVPKAGQDGLQDYSLIWATQCTDHWKLLRSLCRTELFSAKGLDLQSSLREKNVDKMVGFLKSKQGSLVNVRELVFASTVNILGNICFSKDFIDLDDDHKERRGLKRALYRLMKLGTTPNIADFYPRFEDPQGLKRKTSEAMNEAFGAWEHIIKERRATREAQKDTDSSDEQDFLDTMLGSGFSDLQINQLTVELFSGGTHSTASTIEWALAELIKNKEAMFALREELKREIGFTNYIKESQVSHLPYLHACVKETLRLHPPAPLLHPQAILEGCEIMKYTVPKNSQLIINVWAMGRDPNLWEDPLTFKPERFCDSNVDFKGQDFKFLPFGVGKRMCPGYPYAIKQIHLMLASLVQNFDWFLPNNIEDLSKLDMSENFGIISQRKKPLMVIPKCKC; encoded by the exons ATGACGTTTCCGATGGTTAtaatcctcctcctcctcctattgccGCCGCTCTTGGCTCTGATCATCGCCGTGCGTATAACAACCAAGGCGGTGGATGTTCAACAGGGGAATCAAAAGCTTCCACCAGGTCCATATTCATGGCCGATCATAGGAAACCTTCCTCACATGCTTAAAGGCCCTCATATCTACCTCACCCAGTTAGCCCGTTCTTATGGTCCTTTATGCTCGGTGAAGCTTGGCACCCATTTGTTTGTCATCGGATCTTCTCCCATGGCTGCAACGGAGATCATGAGAGCTCATGATAAACTGCCTACCTACAGATGGGTGCCTAAAGCTGGTCAAGATGGTCTACAAGACTACTCTCTTATTTGGGCCACTCAATGCACCGATCATTGGAAGCTTTTGAGGTCTTTATGCCGGACTGAATTGTTCTCGGCGAAAGGTTTGGATTTACAGTCTTCGTTGAGGGAGAAAAACGTGGATAAAATGGTTGGATTCTTGAAAAGCAAACAAGGAAGCCTTGTGAATGTTCGTGAACTTGTGTTCGCTTCGACTGTTAACATACTTGGTAACATTTGTTTCTCCAAAGACTTTATTGATTTGGACGATGATCATAAGGAAAGAAGAGGATTGAAACGAGCTCTTTATAGGTTGATGAAGCTGGGAACTACTCCAAATATAGCCGATTTTTATCCTAGATTTGAAGACCCTCAAGGTCTAAAGAGGAAGACATCAGAGGCTATGAATGAAGCCTTCGGCGCATGGGAACATATAATCAAGGAAAGAAGAGCTACCAGAGAAGCCCAAAAAGATACAGATTCTTCTGATGAACAAGATTTCTTGGACACCATGCTCGGATCTGGGTTTTCAGATCTCCAGATTAACCAACTAACTGTG GAATTATTCTCAGGGGGAACACACAGTACAGCATCAACGATCGAGTGGGCATTAGCCGAGTTGATCAAGAACAAAGAAGCCATGTTCGCACTCCGAGAAGAGCTCAAAAGAGAAATCGGTTTCACAAATTACATCAAGGAATCACAGGTCTCCCATCTTCCTTATCTACATGCTTGTGTTAAAGAGACACTGAGATTACACCCACCTGCACCACTGTTACATCCACAAGCCATCCTTGAAGGGTGTGAAATTATGAAGTACACAGTTCCCAAGAACTCTCAGCTAATAATTAATGTTTGGGCAATGGGTCGAGACCCGAATCTTTGGGAAGACCCGTTGACGTTTAAACCCGAAAGATTTTGCGACTCTAATGTGGATTTCAAAGGTCAAGATTTCAAGTTCTTGCCTTTTGGTGTAGGAAAGAGGATGTGTCCAGGGTATCCCTATGCGATTAAGCAAATCCACCTTATGTTGGCTTCTTTGGTCCAAAACTTTGATTGGTTTCTTCCAAACAACATTGAAGATCTTTCCAAACTAGACATGAGTGAAAACTTTGGGATAATCTCACAAAGGAAAAAGCCTTTAATGGTGATCCCAAAATGCAAATGTTGA